A genomic window from Companilactobacillus alimentarius DSM 20249 includes:
- a CDS encoding SWIM zinc finger family protein gives MTWEKLFKSKILDRGYDYFRRGAVKNLKSNGNRITAEVDGTNIYSVKITLKNGRLMEATCACPYALAGNNCKHMAAVLFDFEKLEYESGTKRQEKVAQVKELMNGVSDEQIRTFLIDEMAQDKGLLNKFIKTIKEQKVEPDYCDVIDAIIGSYLDKNGFIDYYSATYFGQEILKLIDDDISELVTNGQLKEAWKTISHLLLKVSELDIDDSDGEIIMILSETEDIWKDIIKQASDDLKKEMYQWCCTVLDDENDILEDLVEETFANNFNEDNFLKEKLKFTSKKIKQARKSIGSYGDFILDKWVDIYVDLMKRLKFPKDKMRKFYLDNLDSSRVKFLYANFCIEQQDYTAAIEVLKQGKIDSQKDDYQGLTFQYSKKLKNLYQKMELNDDYLNELWLLETEYSVGDVEIYQELKQQYTPEQWEIEREKIFKRLPKYAQVDKLYLADKMYDRLLKFVMENENIYSLEEYEKVLKPKYSKQLLSVYTNIVQKMAQETGNRKYYKKIVRILNRMLSYPDGLVEASKIVKEWQEKYARRPAMMDELKAFRTEY, from the coding sequence ATGACATGGGAAAAATTGTTTAAATCAAAGATTTTAGATCGAGGATACGATTATTTTCGAAGAGGTGCAGTTAAAAATCTTAAATCAAATGGAAATCGGATAACAGCTGAGGTCGATGGAACCAATATTTATAGTGTGAAAATCACTTTAAAAAATGGACGCCTTATGGAAGCGACTTGTGCTTGCCCCTACGCATTAGCAGGAAATAATTGTAAGCACATGGCTGCTGTATTATTTGATTTTGAAAAGTTAGAGTATGAATCTGGGACGAAAAGACAGGAGAAGGTTGCTCAAGTAAAAGAACTAATGAACGGTGTCAGTGACGAACAAATTCGCACTTTTTTGATTGATGAAATGGCCCAAGATAAAGGACTTTTAAATAAATTCATCAAGACAATCAAAGAACAGAAAGTTGAACCTGACTATTGTGATGTAATTGATGCCATCATTGGATCATATTTGGACAAAAATGGATTCATCGACTATTATTCAGCAACTTATTTCGGACAAGAAATACTTAAATTGATTGATGATGATATAAGTGAATTGGTTACGAACGGTCAATTAAAAGAGGCCTGGAAAACGATTAGTCACCTATTATTAAAAGTTAGTGAATTGGATATAGACGATTCTGATGGCGAAATAATAATGATACTCTCTGAAACTGAAGATATTTGGAAAGATATAATCAAACAAGCATCTGATGATTTAAAAAAAGAAATGTATCAGTGGTGTTGTACAGTTTTAGATGATGAAAATGATATTTTAGAAGATTTAGTTGAAGAAACTTTTGCTAATAACTTTAATGAGGATAATTTTTTAAAAGAAAAATTAAAATTTACTTCTAAAAAAATTAAACAGGCACGTAAATCGATTGGTTCGTATGGTGATTTTATTCTCGATAAGTGGGTCGATATTTATGTTGATCTAATGAAAAGATTGAAGTTTCCAAAGGATAAGATGAGAAAATTTTATTTGGATAATCTCGATTCTAGTAGGGTGAAATTTCTTTATGCAAATTTTTGTATCGAACAACAGGATTACACAGCTGCTATAGAAGTTTTAAAACAAGGTAAGATTGATTCACAAAAAGACGATTATCAAGGATTGACTTTTCAATATAGTAAAAAGTTAAAGAATCTATATCAAAAAATGGAATTAAACGATGACTACCTCAATGAATTGTGGTTGTTAGAAACTGAATACAGTGTAGGGGATGTTGAGATATATCAAGAATTGAAACAACAATATACACCCGAGCAGTGGGAAATTGAACGGGAAAAGATTTTTAAGAGATTACCAAAATATGCTCAGGTAGATAAATTATATTTAGCGGATAAAATGTATGATCGTCTGTTGAAATTTGTCATGGAAAATGAAAATATTTATTCATTGGAAGAGTATGAAAAAGTTTTAAAACCCAAATATTCGAAACAATTGCTATCGGTCTACACGAATATTGTTCAAAAAATGGCTCAAGAGACAGGTAATAGAAAGTATTATAAAAAGATAGTAAGAATTTTGAATCGCATGCTGTCATATCCCGATGGACTAGTAGAGGCTTCTAAAATAGTAAAGGAATGGCAAGAAAAATACGCCAGAAGACCTGCAATGATGGATGAATTGAAAGCTTTTAGGACTGAGTATTAA